The Megalops cyprinoides isolate fMegCyp1 chromosome 9, fMegCyp1.pri, whole genome shotgun sequence genome has a window encoding:
- the LOC118782765 gene encoding extracellular calcium-sensing receptor-like, with protein sequence MRTTEHNYTSVPEPLQCTGSLDFRELRFACAMVFAIKEINNSSELLPGVTLGYQIHDSCSSVPMAVKIAFQLANDMDPVFFPNESCSKSATVHAVVGESGSTPSIAMSRILGPFGIPQVSPYATCACLSDKKQYPTFFRTIPSDYFQAAALARLVKHFGWTWIGAVRSDSDYGNNGMAAFLQAAQAEGICVEYSEAFYRTNPRAKIQRVAEVISRSTARVVVAFAAPGDMLVLLPELERQAPPPLQWIGSEAWVTDPEMLRYRLCAGAVGFGIRRSVIPGLREFLVDLTPAQASASPLLTEFWETAFGCSLGKGPAEGGRKVCDGREDLHQLQNPYTDTSQLRITNMVYKAVYAVAHTMHSLICTDQPNAPPHCDKNIHIEPRQLLERLRMVNFTRNGYKVSFDANGDPVATYELVNWQVTRDGGVEFVTVGHYDASAPEGQVFSMHRNITWAGGQTQVPVSVCSESCPPGTRKAMQRGRPVCCYDCVPCAEGEISNTTDSLDCVNCPAEYWSNAQRDECVPKPIEFLSFHEVLGIILTACSVIGASTAIVVAMVFYRHRDTPIVRANNHELSFLLLFALKLCFLCSLTFIGRPSEWSCMLRHTAFGITFVLCISCVLGKTIVVLMAFRATLPGSNVMKWFGPPQQRLSVVSFTLVQAVICTLWLVLSPPFPIKNMKHYKEKIILECDLGSASAFWAVLGYIGLLSALCFVLAFLARKLPDNFNEAKFITFSMLIFCAVWITFIPAYVSSPGKFTVAVEIFAILASSFGLIFCIFAPKCFIILFRPEQNTKKHMMGKVPSKSL encoded by the exons ATGCGCACCACTGAGCACAACTACACCAGCGTCCCCGAGCCGCTGCAATGCACAGGGAG TCTGGATTTCCGGGAGCTGCGCTTTGCTTGTGCAATGGTCTTCGCCATCAAGGAGATCAACAACAGCTCAGAGCTCCTGCCTGGTGTAACACTGGGTTACCAGATCCACGACTCCTGTTCTTCTGTGCCAATGGCTGTAAAGATTGCCTTCCAGCTGGCGAATGATATGGATCCAGTCTTCTTTCCCAACGAATCTTGCTCCAAGTCCGCCACAGTCCACGCTGTCGTGGGTGAGTCTGGCTCCACACCCTCCATCGCTATGTCCCGAATCCTCGGACCCTTTGGCATCCCGCAG GTGAGCCCCTATGCCACCTGCGCTTGCCTCAGTGACAAGAAGCAGTACCCAACCTTCTTCAGGACCATCCCCAGCGACTACTTCCAGGCAGCTGCCCTGGCCCGGCTGGTGAAGCATTTCGGCTGGACGTGGATCGGGGCGGTGCGGAGCGACTCCGACTACGGCAACAATGGGATGGCTGCCTTCCTGCAGGCAGCGCAGGCGGAGGGCATCTGCGTGGAGTATTCTGAGGCCTTCTACCGGACCAACCCCCGCGCCAAGATACAGCGCGTGGCCGAGGTCATCAGCCGGTCCACGGCCCGCGTCGTGGTGGCGTTCGCCGCCCCGGGAGACATGCTGGTCCTACTGCCGGAGCTGGAGCGCCAGGCGCCGCCCCCTCTGCAGTGGATCGGGAGCGAGGCGTGGGTCACCGACCCGGAGATGCTGCGGTACCGCCTGTGCGCCGGCGCCGTTGGCTTCGGGATCCGCCGCTCTGTCATCCCGGGGCTGCGGGAGTTCCTGGTGGACCTCACCCCGGCGCAGGCGTCCGCGTCGCCCCTCCTCACAGAGTTCTGGGAGACGGCTTTTGGCTGTAGCCTGGGGAAAGGCCCGGCGGAAGGGGGTCGGAAAGTGTGTGACGGACGAGAGGATCTGCACCAGCTTCAGAACCcctacacagacacatcccAGCTGCGCATCACCAACATGGTGTACAAGGCCGTGTATGCAGTAGCTCACACCATGCACAGCCTCATCTGCACAGATCAACCAAACGCTCCACCCCACTGTGACAAAAACATCCACATCGAGCCACGGCAG CTCCTGGAGCGCCTGAGAATGGTAAATTTCACAAGAAATGGATACAAGGTCTCCTTTGACGCCAACGGGGACCCTGTGGCTACCTACGAGCTGGTGAACTGGCAGGTGACGAGGGACGGAGGCGTGGAGTTTGTGACGGTTGGTCACTACGACGCATCTGCTCCTGAGGGACAGGTGTtcagcatgcacagaaatatcACCTGGGCAGGCGGCCAGACACAG gtgcctgtgtcagtgtgcagtgagagcTGTCCCCCAGGCACTCGCAAAGccatgcagagagggaggcccgTCTGCTGCTACGACTGTGTGCCCTGCGCTGAGGGAGAAATCAGCAATACCACAG ATTCCCTAGATTGTGTCAATTGTCCAGCAGAATACTGGTCAAACGCTCAGCGTGATGAGTGTGTCCCTAAGCCCATTGAGTTCCTGTCTTTCCATGAGGTTCTGGGGATCATCCTTACGGCATGCTCAGTGATTGGAGCTAGCACAGCTATTGTAGTGGCCATGGTGTTCTACAGGCACAGGGACACGCCCATTGTCAGGGCCAACAACCATGAGCTCAGTTTCCTGCTGCTCTTTGCATTGAAACTGTGTTTCCTTTGCTCCCTCACCTTCATCGGTCGGCCCTCTGAGTGGTCCTGTATGCTGCGCCACACAGCATTTGGTATTACCTTTGTCCTCTGCATCTCTTGTGTTCTGGGGAAAACAATAGTGGTCTTAATGGCCTTCAGGGCTACACTTCCAGGCAGTAATGTCATGAAGTGGTTTGGGCCTCCACAGCAGCGACTGAGTGTTGTATCTTTTACTCTTGTGCAAGCTGTGATATGTACCCTGTGGCTAGTTCTGTCACCTCCTTTCCCcatcaaaaacatgaaacattacaAGGAGAAAATCATCCTTGAATGTGACCTGGGATCAGCTAGTGCTTTCTGGGCTGTACTGGGGTATATtggtctcctctctgccttgtgctttgtgctggctTTTCTGGCTCGTAAACTGCCTGATAACTTCAATGAAGCCAAattcatcacattcagcatGCTCATATTCTGTGCAGTCTGGATCACCTTTATACCAGCTTATGTCAGCTCACCTGGAAAGTTCACTGtagctgtggaaatatttgcAATTTTAGCTTCCAGCTTTGGCCTGATCTTTTGCATTTTCGCTcccaaatgttttattatattatttagaCCTGAGCAAAATACCAAGAAGCACATGATGGGGAAAGTGCCATCAAAATCCCTCTGA